The Cloacibacterium sp. TD35 region AGGTAAGGAACAATTCTAGGAACTCCTTTTTTGGTTCTAGAAGTAAGGGCAATAATAGGTTTTCCACCTTCAGAAAGTGCAGCGCCACGAATAAAATCCATTTGTCCGCCAATTCCTGAATATTGATACGTTCCGATAGAATCTGCACACACTTGACCTGTTAAATCTACTTCTATAGCAGAATTGATGGCTACTAATTTTTTGTTTCTTCTAATGATGGATGGATTGTTTACATGGGTAACATCCATAAACTGGAAGGAAGGATTGTTGTCGATAAAATCGTATAATTTTTTTGTTCCAAAACAAAACGCAGTAATGGTTTTATTGAGGTGTGTTCCTTTATATTTATTATTTACCACGTCATTCGCAACTAAATCTATTATTCCGTCACTAATCATCTCGGTGTGTACACCTAAATCCTTGTGATTGTGAAGTGAACTTAGAACCGCATCTGGAATCGTACCAATTCCCATTTGAAGCGTAGATTTATCTTCTACCATTTCGGCAATATATTTTCCGATGGTTCTTTCATCATCAGAAACTTTTGCTGCGTAATCTACCGTTAATAAATCGGTTTCATGCCACACCATTTTATCAATTCTTTTCACATGAAGCATAGAATCTCCTAGCGTTCTTGGCATTTTAGGATTTACCTGTGCAATCACATATTTTGCAGAATCTACGGCGCTTCTCGCTAC contains the following coding sequences:
- a CDS encoding acetyl-CoA hydrolase/transferase family protein — encoded protein: MYNYVTAEEALSLVQSNQRIFFHGSACTPNYLISELAKQAHRLRDVEVVSITVQGEVEIAKPEYRDSFYINSLFVSAPVREAVNSDRGDFVPVFLSEIPILFKNNILPLDVAIIHVSPPDQHGYCSLGTSIDVARSAVDSAKYVIAQVNPKMPRTLGDSMLHVKRIDKMVWHETDLLTVDYAAKVSDDERTIGKYIAEMVEDKSTLQMGIGTIPDAVLSSLHNHKDLGVHTEMISDGIIDLVANDVVNNKYKGTHLNKTITAFCFGTKKLYDFIDNNPSFQFMDVTHVNNPSIIRRNKKLVAINSAIEVDLTGQVCADSIGTYQYSGIGGQMDFIRGAALSEGGKPIIALTSRTKKGVPRIVPYLKEGAGVVTTRGHIHYVVTEYGVAYLYGKNMRQRAKLLIDIAHPDDREMLDKFCFERFKSHAL